In a genomic window of Rhopalosiphum maidis isolate BTI-1 chromosome 4, ASM367621v3, whole genome shotgun sequence:
- the LOC113548299 gene encoding amidophosphoribosyltransferase-like, which yields MSVEEDDRQLRHECGVFGCIASDPWPTDVDVAQVICLGLLALQHRGQESAGIAMSEGDNHTHFNVKKGMGLVSNIFNDEATKKLKGNLGIGHTRYSTSAGSEEVNCQPFVVHSAHGALAVAHNGELFNAGRLRRMVLARGVGLSTHSDSELITQALCLNPPDIEIDGPDWPARIRHFMELTKLSYSIVIMEKDRIFGVRDPYGNRPLCIGKLMSLTEPNKEEGWVVSSESCGFLSMGAKYVRDVYPGEIVEFTKEGFHTVSVMGRPHNRPQAFCIFEYVYFARPDSIYEGQMVYSVRLRSGIVLARESLVEADIVSSVPESGTAAAHGFSMKSNIPFAEVLYKNRYVGRTFIQPNARLRRLGVAKKFGAIVENVAGKRIILIDDSIVRGTTMGPIIKLLRDAGAKEVHIRVASPPLKFTCNMGINIPTKAELIANKLTIEQLAKHIGADTLAYLSVEGLKEAVTEKMPNRNAVEVGHCTACLTGEYPEELTF from the exons ATGTCTGTTGAAGAAGATGATAGGCAATTGCGTCACGAATGTGGTGTATTTGGTTGTATAGCTTCTGATCCATGGCCAACAGATGTAGATGTAGCCCAAGTTATTTGTCTTGGATTATTAGCATTACAGCATCG tggCCAAGAAAGTGCTGGTATTGCTATGAGTGAAGGTGACAaccatacacattttaatgttaaaaaaggtATGGGTTTGGTCAGTAATATCTTTAATGATgaagcaacaaaaaaattaaaag GTAATCTTGGAATTGGACATACAAGATATTCTACAAGTGCTGGTTCTGAAGAAGTCAACTGTCAACCTTTTGTTGTTCACTCTGCTCATGGTGCTCTTGCAGTTGCCCATAATGGAGAATTATTTAATGCGGGAAGATTAAGGCGTATG gtattagcTAGAGGAGTTGGTCTTTCAACTCATTCAGATAGTGAACTAATTACCCAAGCTTTATGTTTGAATCCTCCTGATATTGAAATTGATGGTCCTGATTGGCCGGCACGTATTAGACATTTTATGGAGCTTACCAAATTATCTTATTCAATTGTTATAATGGAAAAAGATAGAATATTTGGGGTACGTGATCCATATGGTAATAGACCTCTCTGCATCGGAAAACTGATGTCTTTAACTGAACCAAATAaag AAGAAGGTTGGGTTGTATCATCTGAATCGTGTGGTTTTCTCTCAATGGGAGCTAAGTATGTAAGAGATGTTTATCCTGGAGAAATTGTAGAGTTTACAAAAGAAGGCTTTCATACTGTATCTGTAATGGGTCGACCTCACAATCGCCCTCaagcattttgtatttttgaatatgtttattttgcaAGACCAGATAGTATATATGaag GACAAATGGTTTATTCAGTGCGATTGAGGAGTGGTATTGTGTTAGCCAGAGAAAGTTTGGTTGAAGCTGATATTGTTAGCTCTGTTCCAGAATCTGGAACTGCTGCCGCTCATGGATTTTCAATGAAA TCCAATATTCCATTTGCAGaagtgttatataaaaatcgttaCGTAGGCCGAACTTTCATTCAACCTAATGCACGATTAAGAAGGTTAGGTGTTGCTAAAAAATTTGGTGCTATTGTTGAGAATGTAGCTGGCAAAAGAATAATTCTTATTGATGATTCCATTGTAAGAGGAACCACAATGGGGCCAATCATAAAATTGCTTAGAGATGCAGGAGCCAAGGAAGTTCATATACGAGTTGCTTCTCCTCCTCTTAAATTCACTTGTAATATGGGAATTAATATACCAACTAAGGCCGAACTTATTGCTAATAAACTAACTATTGAACAGTTGGCTAAACATATCG gtGCTGATACCCTCGCTTATTTATCCGTCGAAGGGCTTAAAGAAGCAGTTACAGAAAAAATGCCAAACAGAAATGCAGTTGAAGTTGGGCATTGCACGGCATGTCTCACCGGAGAATATCCGGaagaattaactttttaa